In one window of Drosophila innubila isolate TH190305 chromosome 2L unlocalized genomic scaffold, UK_Dinn_1.0 4_B_2L, whole genome shotgun sequence DNA:
- the LOC117781495 gene encoding uncharacterized protein LOC117781495 — MSRISKLRALKHLDCLDIPSSSIDELFKTQLEKICTRNLEQINILRLVKECSSLKDLTCHCNYIDEKFLPLLLDSLKARGFQPDRPFELNMTTSIQFKNILLTQLGSIPKSNLLNMQLSYSDTIEEVEEVVEEIEDEIEDEIEEEIEEMYF, encoded by the exons ATGTCACGTATATCTAAACTTCGTGCTCTTAAACACCTCGACTGTTTGGACATACCATCAAGTTCAATTGATGAACTTTTCAAAACGCAATTAGAGAAAATATGTACGAGAAATTTAGaacaaattaacattttgcgATTGGTAAAAGAATGTTCATCATTAAAGGATCTAACTTGTCATTGTAATTACATCGATGAGAAATTTCTTCCATTACTATTGGATTCATTAAAAGCGAGAGGATTTCAACCAGATCGCCCATTCGAGCTTAATATGACAACCAGCATTcaattcaaaaacattttattgactCAG cttGGATCTATTCCGAAATCAAATTTACTAAACATGCAACTTTCTTATAGTGACACAATAGAGGAAGTAGAGGAAGTAGTGGAGGAAATAGAGGACGAAATAGAGGACGAAATAGAGGAGGAAATAGAGgaaatgtatttttga